The Rhinolophus ferrumequinum isolate MPI-CBG mRhiFer1 chromosome 13 unlocalized genomic scaffold, mRhiFer1_v1.p Super_scaffold_3, whole genome shotgun sequence genome window below encodes:
- the PSD4 gene encoding PH and SEC7 domain-containing protein 4 isoform X6 codes for MGSGSRSLAGKGCFASVFWMPRGLGDGGHSGFQLPPASTPPDAHHGILKTDTPGLPHPCTLWMMGDDRLSEHPKPMGLLNICLEDDVQHPPGVHPKGTPEPSWEHTWASAPADLTRPGAPPSGSNAEPMDLGASPSLGDPRQNQGTSTQVVFWAGILQAQMCVLDLEEELEKTEGLRAGLRSCLPMAPADLPPFSCSHASPRDLGLLPSPPVEEVSGEDSSGPDGEDQDLVWPGKGMPGSSLEWGAEEESVFFDNPLFLESPCSDSASGARFSWGTPDACAAMGLDNPHTLEPPVLAPGDGAPWGLGEDPDGGESIADSSGHTTPPFSVPTYRSHSWAVVDTTDQAPTAPPGDSEALPSAVGWHTEQGPSWPKVPLISQDRGDRHAECPQESAPCISAPSPWGGPAPSPECSSPESDSRGPGSRPSSESSPEGSPRPWGQQASSILPKWTPDAPCPSLLERGGAEPSSLERAAPESGGDVKSEGASQPDVHRTSTEGGSLMTPMDFPRLPESPMSHVQPPEEGQRPQAGDKLANGIGTNKLAWDLASRLYRLEGFRKSEVAAHLRKNDDHSRAVAQEYLSFFQFGGQSLDRALRGFLQALVLSGETQERERVLYQFSRRFHHCNPRLFSSVDSVHTLTCAIMLLNTDLHGQNIGKSMSCQEFISNLNGLQDGGNFPKELLKGLYWSIRSEKLESAVDEEDAARPEEAQLSTLAGKMRNPFLQLAHDSTVPTYKQGILARKMHHDADGKKTPWGKRGWKMFHTLLRGMVLYFLKGEDQGLEGQMVDEPVGVHHSLATPATHYTKKPHVFQLRTADWRLYLFQAPTAKEMSSWIARINLAAATHSAPPFPAAVGSQRRFVRPILPAGPTQSSLEEQHRSHENCLDAASDDLLDLQRNFPERRGRSRELEEYRLRKEYLEHEKTRYEMYVQLLVARLHCPSDDLDLWEEQLGRETGGMQEPKPSLKKSHSSPSLQQDEAPTTAKVKRNISERRTYRKIIPKRNRHQL; via the exons ATGTTTTGCGAGCGTCTTCTGGATGCCAAGGGGGCTTGGGGACGGAG GGCACAGTGGATTCCAGTTGCCCCCGGCCAGCACACCCCCTGATGCCCACCATGGGATTCTGAAGACGGACACTCCTGGGCTTCCACACCCTTGTACTTTGTGGATGATGGGTGATGACAGACTGTCTGAACACCCCAAGCCCATGGGACTTCTTAACATCTGTTTAGAAGATGACGTGCAGCACCCTCCAGGAGTGCACCCAAAGGGAACGCCCGAACCTTCCTGGGAACACACCTGGGCATCTGCCCCCGCTGACCTCACAAGGCCAGGCGCCCCTCCCAGTGGCTCCAATGCAGAGCCCATGGACCTGGGGGCCAGCCCATCCCTGGGGGACCCAAGGCAGAACCAAGGCACGTCCACGCAGGTGGTGTTCTGGGCAGGCATCCTGCAGGCCCAGATGTGTGTCCTGGACCTAGAAGAGGAGCTGGAGAAGACCGAGGGGCTCAGGGCTGGGCTGAGGTCCTGCCTCCCCATGGCCCCTGCGGACTTGCCCCCCTTTTCCTGCAGCCATGCGAGCCCTCGGGACTTGGGCCTGCTCCCCAGTCCACCTGTGGAGGAGGTCTCAGGGGAGGATAGCAGTGGGCCTGACGGCGAGGACCAGGACCTGGTTTGGCCAGGCAAGGGCATGCCGGGCTCCTCCCTGGAGTGGGGTGCTGAGGAGGAGAGTGTGTTCTTTGACAACCCCCTCTTCCTGGAAAGCCCCTGCTCAGACTCTGCTTCTGGGGCCCGCTTCTCCTGGGGGACCCCAGATGCCTGTGCTGCCATGGGGCTTGACAACCCACACACCCTTGAGCCTCCTGTCCTGGCCCCGGGAGATGGGGCGCCATGGGGGCTGGGCGAAGACCCGGATGGCGGGGAAAGCATTGCTGACTCCAGCGGGCACACCACCCCTCCATTCTCTGTGCCCACCTATAGATCCCACTCCTGGGCCGTGGTGGACACCACTGACCAGGCTCCCACAGCACCGCCTGGGGACAGTGAG GCCCTGCCCAGTGCCGTGGGCTGGCACACAGAACAGGGTCCTTCCTGGCCCAAGGTGCCTCTCATCTCCCAGGACAGAG GTGACAGACATGCTGAGTGTCCCCAGGAGTCTGCTCCCTGCATCTCAGCCCCTAGTCCCTGGGGGggcccagccccttccccagagTGTAGCAGCCCTGAGTCTGACAGCAGAGGCCCCggctccaggcccagctctgagTCCTCCCCAGAAGGCAGCCCACGGCCCTGGGGCCAGCAGGCCAGCAGCATTCTGCCCAAGTGGACACCAGATGCTCCCTGCCCGTCCCTCCTGGAGAGAGGTGGGGCAGAGCCGAGTTCCCTGGAGAGAGCAGCTCCAGAGTCTGGGGGTGATGTGAAGAGTGAGGGGGCCAGCCAGCCTGACGTGCACCGGACCTCCACGGAAGG TGGGAGTCTGATGACACCGATGGACTTTCCCAGGCTTCCTGAGAGCCCCATGTCCCACGTGCAGCCCCCAGAGGAAGGCCAGAGGCCACAGGCTGGAGACAAGCTGGCTAATGGCATCGGGACCAACAAGCTGGCCTGGGACCTGGCCTCTCGCCTCTATCGCCTAGAGGGCTTCCGGAAGTCGGAAGTGGCAGCCCACCTGCGGAAAAA TGATGACCACAGCAGGGCTGTGGCTCAAGAGTACCTGTCCTTCTTCCAGTTTGGAGGTCAGAGCCTGGACCGTGCCCTCCG GGGCTTCCTCCAGGCCCTGGTGCTCAGTGGGGAGACCCAGGAGCGGGAGCGAGTCCTGTACCAGTTTTCCAGACGCTTCCACCACTGCAACCCTAGGCTCTTCTCCTCAGTAG ACTCGGTCCACACCTTGACTTGCGCCATCATGCTCCTGAACACTGACCTGCACGGACAG AACATTGGGAAGAGCATGAGCTGCCAGGAATTCATCAGCAACCTGAATGGCCTGCAGGATGGTGGGAACTTCCCCAAGGAGCTGCTGAAG GGCCTGTACTGGTCTATCCGAAGTGAGAAGCTGGAGTCCGCGGT GGATGAAGAAGATGCGGCCAGACCCGAGGAGGCCCAGCTGAGTACCCTGGCTGGCAAGATGAGGAACCCCTTCCTCCAGCTGGCCCACGACTCCACAGTGCCCACGTACAAGCAGGGCATTCTGGCTCGAAAGATGCATCATGACGCAGATGGCAAGAAGA CGCCATGGGGCAAGCGCGGCTGGAAGATGTTCCACACCTTGCTTCGAGGGATGGTCCTCTACTTCTTGAAG GGAGAGGACCAGGGCCTGGAGGGGCAGATGGTGGACGAGCCCGTGGGGGTGCACCACTCACTGGCCACACCAGCCACCCACTACACCAAGAAGCCACACGTCTTCCAGCTGCGGACTGCCGACTGGCGTCTCTACCTCTTCCAGGCACC CACTGCGAAGGAGATGAGTTCCTGGATCGCACGCATCAACTTGGCCGCGGCCACGCACTCAGCACCTCCCTTCCCCGCTGCTGTCGGCTCCCAGCGCAGATTCGTGCGGCCGATCCTACCCGCGGGCCCGACCCAGAGCTCCCTG GAGGAGCAGCATCGATCCCACGAGAACTGCCTGGATGCCGCCTCCGATGACCTGCTGGATCTGCAAAGGAACTTCCCGGAGCGGCGGGGCCGCAGCCGCGAGCTAGAGGAGTACCGCCTGCGGAAAGAATACCTGGAGCATGAG
- the PSD4 gene encoding PH and SEC7 domain-containing protein 4 isoform X1, which yields MGSGSRSLAGKGCFASVFWMPRGLGDGGHSGFQLPPASTPPDAHHGILKTDTPGLPHPCTLWMMGDDRLSEHPKPMGLLNICLEDDVQHPPGVHPKGTPEPSWEHTWASAPADLTRPGAPPSGSNAEPMDLGASPSLGDPRQNQGTSTQVVFWAGILQAQMCVLDLEEELEKTEGLRAGLRSCLPMAPADLPPFSCSHASPRDLGLLPSPPVEEVSGEDSSGPDGEDQDLVWPGKGMPGSSLEWGAEEESVFFDNPLFLESPCSDSASGARFSWGTPDACAAMGLDNPHTLEPPVLAPGDGAPWGLGEDPDGGESIADSSGHTTPPFSVPTYRSHSWAVVDTTDQAPTAPPGDSETPLADGLNPAVSHVDKASIWEKGPVGSNPDPATHHVQPWQALPSAVGWHTEQGPSWPKVPLISQDRGDRHAECPQESAPCISAPSPWGGPAPSPECSSPESDSRGPGSRPSSESSPEGSPRPWGQQASSILPKWTPDAPCPSLLERGGAEPSSLERAAPESGGDVKSEGASQPDVHRTSTEGGSLMTPMDFPRLPESPMSHVQPPEEGQRPQAGDKLANGIGTNKLAWDLASRLYRLEGFRKSEVAAHLRKNDDHSRAVAQEYLSFFQFGGQSLDRALRGFLQALVLSGETQERERVLYQFSRRFHHCNPRLFSSVDSVHTLTCAIMLLNTDLHGQNIGKSMSCQEFISNLNGLQDGGNFPKELLKGLYWSIRSEKLESAVDEEDAARPEEAQLSTLAGKMRNPFLQLAHDSTVPTYKQGILARKMHHDADGKKTPWGKRGWKMFHTLLRGMVLYFLKGEDQGLEGQMVDEPVGVHHSLATPATHYTKKPHVFQLRTADWRLYLFQAPTAKEMSSWIARINLAAATHSAPPFPAAVGSQRRFVRPILPAGPTQSSLEEQHRSHENCLDAASDDLLDLQRNFPERRGRSRELEEYRLRKEYLEHEKTRYEMYVQLLVARLHCPSDDLDLWEEQLGRETGGMQEPKPSLKKSHSSPSLQQDEAPTTAKVKRNISERRTYRKIIPKRNRHQL from the exons ATGTTTTGCGAGCGTCTTCTGGATGCCAAGGGGGCTTGGGGACGGAG GGCACAGTGGATTCCAGTTGCCCCCGGCCAGCACACCCCCTGATGCCCACCATGGGATTCTGAAGACGGACACTCCTGGGCTTCCACACCCTTGTACTTTGTGGATGATGGGTGATGACAGACTGTCTGAACACCCCAAGCCCATGGGACTTCTTAACATCTGTTTAGAAGATGACGTGCAGCACCCTCCAGGAGTGCACCCAAAGGGAACGCCCGAACCTTCCTGGGAACACACCTGGGCATCTGCCCCCGCTGACCTCACAAGGCCAGGCGCCCCTCCCAGTGGCTCCAATGCAGAGCCCATGGACCTGGGGGCCAGCCCATCCCTGGGGGACCCAAGGCAGAACCAAGGCACGTCCACGCAGGTGGTGTTCTGGGCAGGCATCCTGCAGGCCCAGATGTGTGTCCTGGACCTAGAAGAGGAGCTGGAGAAGACCGAGGGGCTCAGGGCTGGGCTGAGGTCCTGCCTCCCCATGGCCCCTGCGGACTTGCCCCCCTTTTCCTGCAGCCATGCGAGCCCTCGGGACTTGGGCCTGCTCCCCAGTCCACCTGTGGAGGAGGTCTCAGGGGAGGATAGCAGTGGGCCTGACGGCGAGGACCAGGACCTGGTTTGGCCAGGCAAGGGCATGCCGGGCTCCTCCCTGGAGTGGGGTGCTGAGGAGGAGAGTGTGTTCTTTGACAACCCCCTCTTCCTGGAAAGCCCCTGCTCAGACTCTGCTTCTGGGGCCCGCTTCTCCTGGGGGACCCCAGATGCCTGTGCTGCCATGGGGCTTGACAACCCACACACCCTTGAGCCTCCTGTCCTGGCCCCGGGAGATGGGGCGCCATGGGGGCTGGGCGAAGACCCGGATGGCGGGGAAAGCATTGCTGACTCCAGCGGGCACACCACCCCTCCATTCTCTGTGCCCACCTATAGATCCCACTCCTGGGCCGTGGTGGACACCACTGACCAGGCTCCCACAGCACCGCCTGGGGACAGTGAG ACTCCTCTGGCAGATGGTCTTAACCCTGCAGTATCCCATGTGGACAAAGCATCGATCTGGGAAAAGGGACCTGTTGGATCTAACCCTGACCCTGCCACCCATcatgtgcaaccttgg CAGGCCCTGCCCAGTGCCGTGGGCTGGCACACAGAACAGGGTCCTTCCTGGCCCAAGGTGCCTCTCATCTCCCAGGACAGAG GTGACAGACATGCTGAGTGTCCCCAGGAGTCTGCTCCCTGCATCTCAGCCCCTAGTCCCTGGGGGggcccagccccttccccagagTGTAGCAGCCCTGAGTCTGACAGCAGAGGCCCCggctccaggcccagctctgagTCCTCCCCAGAAGGCAGCCCACGGCCCTGGGGCCAGCAGGCCAGCAGCATTCTGCCCAAGTGGACACCAGATGCTCCCTGCCCGTCCCTCCTGGAGAGAGGTGGGGCAGAGCCGAGTTCCCTGGAGAGAGCAGCTCCAGAGTCTGGGGGTGATGTGAAGAGTGAGGGGGCCAGCCAGCCTGACGTGCACCGGACCTCCACGGAAGG TGGGAGTCTGATGACACCGATGGACTTTCCCAGGCTTCCTGAGAGCCCCATGTCCCACGTGCAGCCCCCAGAGGAAGGCCAGAGGCCACAGGCTGGAGACAAGCTGGCTAATGGCATCGGGACCAACAAGCTGGCCTGGGACCTGGCCTCTCGCCTCTATCGCCTAGAGGGCTTCCGGAAGTCGGAAGTGGCAGCCCACCTGCGGAAAAA TGATGACCACAGCAGGGCTGTGGCTCAAGAGTACCTGTCCTTCTTCCAGTTTGGAGGTCAGAGCCTGGACCGTGCCCTCCG GGGCTTCCTCCAGGCCCTGGTGCTCAGTGGGGAGACCCAGGAGCGGGAGCGAGTCCTGTACCAGTTTTCCAGACGCTTCCACCACTGCAACCCTAGGCTCTTCTCCTCAGTAG ACTCGGTCCACACCTTGACTTGCGCCATCATGCTCCTGAACACTGACCTGCACGGACAG AACATTGGGAAGAGCATGAGCTGCCAGGAATTCATCAGCAACCTGAATGGCCTGCAGGATGGTGGGAACTTCCCCAAGGAGCTGCTGAAG GGCCTGTACTGGTCTATCCGAAGTGAGAAGCTGGAGTCCGCGGT GGATGAAGAAGATGCGGCCAGACCCGAGGAGGCCCAGCTGAGTACCCTGGCTGGCAAGATGAGGAACCCCTTCCTCCAGCTGGCCCACGACTCCACAGTGCCCACGTACAAGCAGGGCATTCTGGCTCGAAAGATGCATCATGACGCAGATGGCAAGAAGA CGCCATGGGGCAAGCGCGGCTGGAAGATGTTCCACACCTTGCTTCGAGGGATGGTCCTCTACTTCTTGAAG GGAGAGGACCAGGGCCTGGAGGGGCAGATGGTGGACGAGCCCGTGGGGGTGCACCACTCACTGGCCACACCAGCCACCCACTACACCAAGAAGCCACACGTCTTCCAGCTGCGGACTGCCGACTGGCGTCTCTACCTCTTCCAGGCACC CACTGCGAAGGAGATGAGTTCCTGGATCGCACGCATCAACTTGGCCGCGGCCACGCACTCAGCACCTCCCTTCCCCGCTGCTGTCGGCTCCCAGCGCAGATTCGTGCGGCCGATCCTACCCGCGGGCCCGACCCAGAGCTCCCTG GAGGAGCAGCATCGATCCCACGAGAACTGCCTGGATGCCGCCTCCGATGACCTGCTGGATCTGCAAAGGAACTTCCCGGAGCGGCGGGGCCGCAGCCGCGAGCTAGAGGAGTACCGCCTGCGGAAAGAATACCTGGAGCATGAG
- the PSD4 gene encoding PH and SEC7 domain-containing protein 4 isoform X5, whose product MGSGSRSLAGKGCFASVFWMPRGLGDGGHSGFQLPPASTPPDAHHGILKTDTPGLPHPCTLWMMGDDRLSEHPKPMGLLNICLEDDVQHPPGVHPKGTPEPSWEHTWASAPADLTRPGAPPSGSNAEPMDLGASPSLGDPRQNQGTSTQVVFWAGILQAQMCVLDLEEELEKTEGLRAGLRSCLPMAPADLPPFSCSHASPRDLGLLPSPPVEEVSGEDSSGPDGEDQDLVWPGKGMPGSSLEWGAEEESVFFDNPLFLESPCSDSASGARFSWGTPDACAAMGLDNPHTLEPPVLAPGDGAPWGLGEDPDGGESIADSSGHTTPPFSVPTYRSHSWAVVDTTDQAPTAPPGDSEQALPSAVGWHTEQGPSWPKVPLISQDRGDRHAECPQESAPCISAPSPWGGPAPSPECSSPESDSRGPGSRPSSESSPEGSPRPWGQQASSILPKWTPDAPCPSLLERGGAEPSSLERAAPESGGDVKSEGASQPDVHRTSTEGGSLMTPMDFPRLPESPMSHVQPPEEGQRPQAGDKLANGIGTNKLAWDLASRLYRLEGFRKSEVAAHLRKNDDHSRAVAQEYLSFFQFGGQSLDRALRGFLQALVLSGETQERERVLYQFSRRFHHCNPRLFSSVDSVHTLTCAIMLLNTDLHGQNIGKSMSCQEFISNLNGLQDGGNFPKELLKGLYWSIRSEKLESAVDEEDAARPEEAQLSTLAGKMRNPFLQLAHDSTVPTYKQGILARKMHHDADGKKTPWGKRGWKMFHTLLRGMVLYFLKGEDQGLEGQMVDEPVGVHHSLATPATHYTKKPHVFQLRTADWRLYLFQAPTAKEMSSWIARINLAAATHSAPPFPAAVGSQRRFVRPILPAGPTQSSLEEQHRSHENCLDAASDDLLDLQRNFPERRGRSRELEEYRLRKEYLEHEKTRYEMYVQLLVARLHCPSDDLDLWEEQLGRETGGMQEPKPSLKKSHSSPSLQQDEAPTTAKVKRNISERRTYRKIIPKRNRHQL is encoded by the exons ATGTTTTGCGAGCGTCTTCTGGATGCCAAGGGGGCTTGGGGACGGAG GGCACAGTGGATTCCAGTTGCCCCCGGCCAGCACACCCCCTGATGCCCACCATGGGATTCTGAAGACGGACACTCCTGGGCTTCCACACCCTTGTACTTTGTGGATGATGGGTGATGACAGACTGTCTGAACACCCCAAGCCCATGGGACTTCTTAACATCTGTTTAGAAGATGACGTGCAGCACCCTCCAGGAGTGCACCCAAAGGGAACGCCCGAACCTTCCTGGGAACACACCTGGGCATCTGCCCCCGCTGACCTCACAAGGCCAGGCGCCCCTCCCAGTGGCTCCAATGCAGAGCCCATGGACCTGGGGGCCAGCCCATCCCTGGGGGACCCAAGGCAGAACCAAGGCACGTCCACGCAGGTGGTGTTCTGGGCAGGCATCCTGCAGGCCCAGATGTGTGTCCTGGACCTAGAAGAGGAGCTGGAGAAGACCGAGGGGCTCAGGGCTGGGCTGAGGTCCTGCCTCCCCATGGCCCCTGCGGACTTGCCCCCCTTTTCCTGCAGCCATGCGAGCCCTCGGGACTTGGGCCTGCTCCCCAGTCCACCTGTGGAGGAGGTCTCAGGGGAGGATAGCAGTGGGCCTGACGGCGAGGACCAGGACCTGGTTTGGCCAGGCAAGGGCATGCCGGGCTCCTCCCTGGAGTGGGGTGCTGAGGAGGAGAGTGTGTTCTTTGACAACCCCCTCTTCCTGGAAAGCCCCTGCTCAGACTCTGCTTCTGGGGCCCGCTTCTCCTGGGGGACCCCAGATGCCTGTGCTGCCATGGGGCTTGACAACCCACACACCCTTGAGCCTCCTGTCCTGGCCCCGGGAGATGGGGCGCCATGGGGGCTGGGCGAAGACCCGGATGGCGGGGAAAGCATTGCTGACTCCAGCGGGCACACCACCCCTCCATTCTCTGTGCCCACCTATAGATCCCACTCCTGGGCCGTGGTGGACACCACTGACCAGGCTCCCACAGCACCGCCTGGGGACAGTGAG CAGGCCCTGCCCAGTGCCGTGGGCTGGCACACAGAACAGGGTCCTTCCTGGCCCAAGGTGCCTCTCATCTCCCAGGACAGAG GTGACAGACATGCTGAGTGTCCCCAGGAGTCTGCTCCCTGCATCTCAGCCCCTAGTCCCTGGGGGggcccagccccttccccagagTGTAGCAGCCCTGAGTCTGACAGCAGAGGCCCCggctccaggcccagctctgagTCCTCCCCAGAAGGCAGCCCACGGCCCTGGGGCCAGCAGGCCAGCAGCATTCTGCCCAAGTGGACACCAGATGCTCCCTGCCCGTCCCTCCTGGAGAGAGGTGGGGCAGAGCCGAGTTCCCTGGAGAGAGCAGCTCCAGAGTCTGGGGGTGATGTGAAGAGTGAGGGGGCCAGCCAGCCTGACGTGCACCGGACCTCCACGGAAGG TGGGAGTCTGATGACACCGATGGACTTTCCCAGGCTTCCTGAGAGCCCCATGTCCCACGTGCAGCCCCCAGAGGAAGGCCAGAGGCCACAGGCTGGAGACAAGCTGGCTAATGGCATCGGGACCAACAAGCTGGCCTGGGACCTGGCCTCTCGCCTCTATCGCCTAGAGGGCTTCCGGAAGTCGGAAGTGGCAGCCCACCTGCGGAAAAA TGATGACCACAGCAGGGCTGTGGCTCAAGAGTACCTGTCCTTCTTCCAGTTTGGAGGTCAGAGCCTGGACCGTGCCCTCCG GGGCTTCCTCCAGGCCCTGGTGCTCAGTGGGGAGACCCAGGAGCGGGAGCGAGTCCTGTACCAGTTTTCCAGACGCTTCCACCACTGCAACCCTAGGCTCTTCTCCTCAGTAG ACTCGGTCCACACCTTGACTTGCGCCATCATGCTCCTGAACACTGACCTGCACGGACAG AACATTGGGAAGAGCATGAGCTGCCAGGAATTCATCAGCAACCTGAATGGCCTGCAGGATGGTGGGAACTTCCCCAAGGAGCTGCTGAAG GGCCTGTACTGGTCTATCCGAAGTGAGAAGCTGGAGTCCGCGGT GGATGAAGAAGATGCGGCCAGACCCGAGGAGGCCCAGCTGAGTACCCTGGCTGGCAAGATGAGGAACCCCTTCCTCCAGCTGGCCCACGACTCCACAGTGCCCACGTACAAGCAGGGCATTCTGGCTCGAAAGATGCATCATGACGCAGATGGCAAGAAGA CGCCATGGGGCAAGCGCGGCTGGAAGATGTTCCACACCTTGCTTCGAGGGATGGTCCTCTACTTCTTGAAG GGAGAGGACCAGGGCCTGGAGGGGCAGATGGTGGACGAGCCCGTGGGGGTGCACCACTCACTGGCCACACCAGCCACCCACTACACCAAGAAGCCACACGTCTTCCAGCTGCGGACTGCCGACTGGCGTCTCTACCTCTTCCAGGCACC CACTGCGAAGGAGATGAGTTCCTGGATCGCACGCATCAACTTGGCCGCGGCCACGCACTCAGCACCTCCCTTCCCCGCTGCTGTCGGCTCCCAGCGCAGATTCGTGCGGCCGATCCTACCCGCGGGCCCGACCCAGAGCTCCCTG GAGGAGCAGCATCGATCCCACGAGAACTGCCTGGATGCCGCCTCCGATGACCTGCTGGATCTGCAAAGGAACTTCCCGGAGCGGCGGGGCCGCAGCCGCGAGCTAGAGGAGTACCGCCTGCGGAAAGAATACCTGGAGCATGAG